The Paenibacillus sp. RC334 nucleotide sequence TCACGGAAGAGCTGCTTGTATTCTTTTTGTATTTTGAGTTCATCGCATTAATTGTTAAGTACTTTAAAACCAATTTCCATTTTCCTTTACGTTATTTCATCTATATTGGCATTACGGCTGTCATCAGGCTCATTATTGTAGATCACGATGATGCCAAGAATACATTTTGGTGGTCCATTGCCATCCTGGTCATGGTAGGTTCTCTATTGATCGCTAACAGTAAATT carries:
- the psiE gene encoding phosphate-starvation-inducible protein PsiE, producing the protein MNAFMKHIEKLPGFLQMILNISLFLVGLILSFLLLKETWSIFSYVFLSAELDKNYYEFTEELLVFFLYFEFIALIVKYFKTNFHFPLRYFIYIGITAVIRLIIVDHDDAKNTFWWSIAILVMVGSLLIANSKLLKRES